A stretch of the Planktothricoides raciborskii GIHE-MW2 genome encodes the following:
- a CDS encoding ATP-binding protein, with the protein MTTEELLQWADGIVFAKTEKHLDSVQTAILEGAWQGLKYEDIAKKCHRSKSHIKNIAGELWQTLSALLGEEIHKANSRSVLERKAVSSIYNYGNSSQIVNSKINRSHINICGESRQYEENPKQRSPSDLSSSHSSPTQNYSPIIDLIDAPDLSDFYNRNTELNTLKQWILQDQIRLITIYGLSGIGKSVLTRQLIEQIKPEFDYIIWKSLTETPTLSSLKNQLQQFFAQSQNPPLPTIIDYFRNSRCLVILDDLQNLFQSGFLAGQYLTEHKDYGQFWQQIAKNHHQSCVILLSWEKPRELVTLQGEKQSTRTLNLKGLSADAEEILKEHGLTDSEKWPELINLYQGHPTWLNIIASTILELFDGSVSLFLADQEEIFIGDLSPILESHLDRLSELEKKVISRFSEYEAVDISQPPGLREFAKSELTEAMQSLGRRGLVEKISEGGRSRLLVNPVFKQLQQNSL; encoded by the coding sequence ATGACTACTGAGGAACTGCTACAGTGGGCAGATGGCATTGTATTTGCGAAAACAGAGAAACACCTCGATTCTGTGCAAACGGCTATCCTAGAAGGGGCTTGGCAAGGGTTAAAATATGAAGACATTGCTAAAAAGTGCCATCGCAGTAAGTCTCATATTAAAAATATTGCTGGGGAATTATGGCAGACTCTATCGGCACTATTGGGAGAAGAGATTCATAAGGCAAATTCTCGCTCTGTTTTAGAACGAAAAGCAGTATCTAGTATTTACAATTATGGTAATTCTTCACAGATTGTTAATAGTAAAATTAATAGAAGTCATATAAATATCTGTGGAGAAAGCAGGCAATATGAAGAAAATCCGAAACAGCGATCGCCCTCCGATCTCTCTTCTTCTCACTCTTCCCCCACCCAAAATTACTCACCCATTATCGACCTAATCGACGCCCCAGACCTCAGCGACTTTTACAACCGCAACACCGAACTAAATACCCTCAAACAGTGGATCTTACAAGACCAGATCCGCTTAATTACCATCTATGGACTCAGTGGCATTGGCAAAAGCGTACTAACCAGGCAACTCATAGAACAAATCAAGCCTGAATTTGACTATATTATTTGGAAAAGTCTCACAGAAACTCCCACCCTTTCCTCTCTAAAAAACCAACTGCAACAATTTTTTGCCCAGTCACAAAATCCCCCATTACCCACAATAATTGATTACTTTCGTAACTCGCGCTGTTTAGTCATCCTGGATGACCTGCAAAATCTTTTTCAAAGCGGGTTCCTTGCTGGTCAATACTTAACCGAACATAAAGACTATGGCCAATTTTGGCAACAAATCGCCAAAAACCATCATCAAAGTTGCGTGATTCTCCTCAGTTGGGAAAAACCCAGAGAACTCGTCACTTTACAAGGCGAAAAACAATCCACCCGCACCTTAAACTTGAAAGGATTATCAGCGGATGCTGAGGAAATTTTGAAAGAACACGGATTAACCGATTCAGAAAAATGGCCAGAATTAATCAACCTCTATCAAGGTCATCCCACCTGGTTAAATATCATCGCCTCAACGATACTAGAACTATTTGATGGTAGCGTTTCTTTATTTTTAGCCGACCAAGAGGAGATATTTATCGGCGACTTATCCCCCATTCTCGAATCTCACTTAGACCGTTTATCGGAGTTAGAAAAAAAAGTCATATCCAGGTTTTCAGAATATGAAGCCGTAGATATTTCTCAACCACCTGGATTACGGGAATTTGCCAAATCAGAATTAACCGAAGCCATGCAATCATTAGGCAGACGGGGCTTAGTAGAAAAAATATCAGAGGGAGGGCGATCGCGGTTGCTTGTAAATCCTGTATTTAAACAGTTGCAACAGAATTCACTTTAA